AATAAACTCTGGAAGCAAGTCAGTAGGCTGGCTCCTGGCTATCTGCACTGTCGTCACCCgtcctgggcctggccctggccACCTGGACCTCCTGCTCTAAAATCTCAGCCTGATGTCAACAAAGGAACAGGCCCTCTAGTGTTTGCTCCCAGTGGAGTCTTGAGTCAAGACAGCTAGGAGGGGGTGTCCCTCACTGTCTCCCACCCACCTCACACAGTCGTGTGCCCCTGCCACACAGCCCCACACGTCCAGCCATACCCCCTCAGCTGCCACTGCCACCAGGCTGGTGCTAAGCTGGGGGGTCAGTGACTCATCTAATCCCTTAGGCAGGTGCCCtgcacccccaaccccaccctgtCACCCCCTCAGCAGGAAAGGCCTGAGGCTCGAGGCCCCAGAGGAGCTTTGAACCTGTTGGGCATCTTGAGGTGTGGGATTAACGCACTGAGATTGGGCAAAGACGAGGGTTTCAGGGGACCAAAAGGAACATTTGTTTGAAACATGCCAGAGTGTCTCCACCCCCCATCAGGACAGACTGACGGAGTGGGCTGGGGACAGGCTACCCCATATCCCTTGTGGCTCCCTGAGCACCCCCTGCCCTCTCACCTGGGCCTCCAGACCACAGCCTTGTCCACTCACCAGAGCTCTGGCACCACGGccacaccatgcccggccagggcCCTACCCAACCCTGCTCCCTCCCAGATTCCCACCCAGGCAGCCATTCTCAGGTACACAATGTGCAGGACTCACTGTGACCTGCCCACCAGGCCCCCCTGAGGCAGGCCCTGCAGAGGCACCAAGCATTTTGAGGCTCGGAGGTGAGGGTGAGCTTCTGGGTGGCCTTCCCGGAGAAGGGGGCTTAGGGCTGTGCCTGAGCTCCAGGTGGAGCGGGGGGAATCCAACATCCCAGAGGGGCTGCAGAAGGCCAAAGAGGCTGGATGGGTGAGCTGCAGGCCCCCTAGCCCAGAGGCCCGTCAGAGAACTACCCTCAGCTGCCAGGCATCCGGCCCCACCCTGGAGGAAAGGCAAGGGATGGCTGGGGTTGGGTGGAGGGAGCCAGGCCAGAGCGCTGCAGGGTGCATCTTGATCAGAAGCCTATCACAGTGGGTGCAGTCCCAGGCAAGCTGCCCCGGGGCACCTCAGGGGCATAAAGCCTACAGAGGAGCCACCTCAGCTCTGCCCTGCTCCCGTGTCCGGAGGAGACGCCACCTTGCTGCACGGTGCTTCGGGCTCTGCTGATCCGTTCCCTCCTTGCCCTGCTCTGGGCGTACCCCGGCCAGGCCCAGGTCCCCATCCAGGCCAACTTTGATGCCAGCCAGGTGCGCCCAGCcctgtttcctcctcctctccaatGAGTCCTCCCAGCTTTGGTGCTGCACCCCGGGTCCCTGTCCACACCCTCTTTGATCCAGGCTCAGCAGGGCTAGGGGCAGGGGAAACCCCCACCACACCTGCTCCGTCTGACTGGAGTAGGGGTTGGCTGGGGAAGACTGCAGCCTCTGTCCTACCTTTTCAGTTGCATCCCCCATCACTCCCCAGGGCCCAAAGTTGGGACAAGTTGCAGTTGCCTGCGCCTCActgtcccccacccaccccacataGACCTGTGACCTTGCCACAGCCCCGCCCATCCAGCCATACCCCCTGGGTGCCAGCTGCAGATAGGCCGGTGCTGGGCTGGTGGGGACCAGTTGCTCATGTACTGAGGCCCCCCTCCCTCAGTTCTGCATTGGGGTCGAGGTGTGTACAgcagcccctgccctggccaGGAAGCAGCTGTGTCGGGGCAGAATGTGGTGGGCTCAGGCCCAGGGCACAGGGGCAGCCTCCCAGCCTTCCCTGCACTTGCCCTGCAGTTCCAGGGCACCTGGTACATGGTCGGGGTGGTGTCAGATGACCGGGACTTCCTGGACTCCAAGGACACCGGGAAGATGCCTGTGGTCTTAGTGACCCCCTTGGGGAACGGTGACCTGGCCCTCAAGTTTGGATACCCCACGTAAGTGACCACACGAGCCCATCAGACTCAGACTCAGCCTCAGATGAGGGCCAGCATGAGGCCAGATGAAGTTCCAGAGGGACCATGGTGTCCCCAGCACATCGGGGTCAGACCATGGGTCCTCGAGGGCTCTGTGCTGCAGAGCCCCAGATGGCAGCCACACGGAGTCCAGAGGGACCCAGGCCCTGGAGGAAGCACTGCCCGAGGCCTGGTGTTGAGAAAAGTGTCtgcatgtctgtgtctgtgtgtgtatcacTGTATGTGGCTGTGtctctgtgtatatgtgtctCTTTCTgcgtgtatgtctgtgtgtgcatgagtaTGCATGTGTGTCTTCTGTGTAGCTGTGTacctctgagtgtgtgtgtgtgtatcactgtatgcatctgtgtgtctgtgtatctgtgtctgagtgtctgtgtgtgtctgtctcggCGTGTgtcttgtgtgtctgtgtgtgtgtcagtgtatctgtgtctgtgtctgcctgtgtatctctgtgtgtgtgcatgtgtgtatgtgtgtgtcttctgtgtgtctgtgtctggaaGGGGGACCTGGAGACCCTGCATTCTAGACTGTGTGCCTGTGAACAGGTACTTAatacccaccccacccccagcaggaGTGTCCCCACCTCTAAGGTCATCTTAAAGTCCCATGTTCTCTAAGGATTGTGAGGGTGAACAGAGGACCCTGGGCTCAGAGACAGCAAGGTAGGCTCTGGGCCTGGGCGCTGGGCAGGGGTGGCCACTCAGGGGACTGGGGCTGTTTCTCCCCAGGCCCGATGGCGGGTGCCAGAAAACGGACACGACCTTCACCAACGGTGCTGTAGATGGGCAGTTCAGCAACCCAGGTAAGGTGGGGCAGCGGGCAGGGCTGTGGGGCAGGGGCCCTCGAGGCTGTGCGGGCTGCTGGATTGGCACCTGGGGCCGGGGCATGAGGGGTGCCACGCTGGGGGGGGAGGTGCCCTGGGCCTGGGGTCAGCGGCTCTGGCTCCTCCAGCCATGGCCCTGACTGACGTCCGAGTGGCCTTCTCCGACTACCAGCACTTTACCTTGCTGTACTTGGAGATGTGGAAAGGGGGCCTGTGGAACCAGTGGCTGCAGATCCGGCTTCGGGTCTGGAATGTCGCCCCTGTGCCTGCACCAGCGCGTTCTGCACGTGGAAGGCAGAACCGCTGGCTCCTGGTGTCTGTGGCCGCGAGTCCC
The nucleotide sequence above comes from Nomascus leucogenys isolate Asia chromosome 8, Asia_NLE_v1, whole genome shotgun sequence. Encoded proteins:
- the LCNL1 gene encoding LOW QUALITY PROTEIN: lipocalin-like 1 protein (The sequence of the model RefSeq protein was modified relative to this genomic sequence to represent the inferred CDS: inserted 2 bases in 1 codon; deleted 1 base in 1 codon), coding for MVGVVSDDRDFLDSKDTGKMPVVLVTPLGNGDLALKFGYPTPDGGCQKTDTTFTNGAVDGQFSNPAMALTDVRVAFSDYQHFTLLYLEMWKGGLWNQWLQIXGFGSGMSPLCLHQRVLHVEGRTAGSWCLWPRVPPLPAPRAPPCPSLPLFASPAPSL